The proteins below come from a single Streptomyces spongiicola genomic window:
- a CDS encoding YlbL family protein, protein MPRRTATMLASTLVLIVLLCVGVLMTPPYSEMTPGPTVNTLGDSGGEPVLRISGRKTYPTSGHLNMTTVRVTGADYRMNLAEVVYGWLAHDNVVVPHETLYPDGKTEEQSNQENAEEFSQSQESAKVAALRELGIPVSSRVVVSSVRKDSPAEGALHAGDVIKAVDGTPVKRPDDVSRAVVKHRPGDRVAFTIVPAKEAAAAEKAGREPTASQDVQVGTVRSEQADRTIVGITAGTDHTFPFSVDIKLADVGGPSAGLMFALGIVDKLSPTDLTGGAFVAGTGTIDDRGVVGPIGGIEMKLVGARNAGAKYFLTPSANCAAAAAGVPDGLTLVRVKTIGDATKSLEKIRTGKTAGLPGCSEG, encoded by the coding sequence ATGCCACGCCGCACAGCGACGATGCTCGCCTCCACCCTGGTCCTCATCGTGCTGCTCTGCGTGGGTGTGCTCATGACTCCGCCGTACTCGGAGATGACGCCCGGGCCCACGGTGAACACCCTCGGCGACTCCGGTGGCGAGCCGGTCCTCCGGATCTCCGGCCGCAAGACCTATCCGACCTCCGGTCATCTCAACATGACGACGGTGCGGGTCACGGGCGCGGACTACCGGATGAACCTGGCGGAGGTCGTGTACGGCTGGCTGGCGCACGACAACGTCGTGGTGCCGCATGAGACGCTCTATCCGGACGGCAAGACCGAGGAGCAGTCGAACCAGGAGAACGCGGAGGAGTTCAGCCAGTCCCAGGAAAGCGCCAAGGTCGCGGCCCTGCGCGAACTGGGGATCCCGGTGAGTTCCCGCGTCGTCGTCTCCTCGGTCCGCAAGGACAGCCCGGCGGAGGGCGCCCTGCACGCGGGCGATGTGATCAAGGCGGTCGACGGCACGCCGGTGAAGCGGCCGGACGACGTCTCCCGGGCCGTGGTCAAGCACCGGCCAGGCGACAGGGTGGCCTTCACGATCGTCCCGGCGAAGGAGGCCGCGGCGGCGGAGAAGGCCGGCAGGGAGCCCACGGCGTCCCAGGACGTGCAGGTCGGCACGGTGCGGTCGGAGCAGGCCGACCGGACGATCGTGGGCATCACGGCCGGTACGGACCACACCTTCCCGTTCTCCGTCGACATCAAGCTGGCCGACGTGGGCGGCCCGAGCGCGGGGCTGATGTTCGCTCTCGGCATCGTCGACAAGCTGAGCCCGACCGACCTCACGGGGGGCGCGTTCGTCGCCGGTACGGGGACGATCGACGACCGGGGCGTGGTCGGCCCCATCGGCGGCATCGAGATGAAGCTGGTCGGCGCGCGGAACGCGGGGGCGAAGTACTTCCTGACGCCGAGCGCCAACTGCGCCGCAGCGGCCGCCGGTGTCCCCGACGGCCTCACGCTGGTCAGGGTGAAGACGATCGGCGACGCGACGAAGTCGCTGGAGAAGATCCGCACCGGGAAGACCGCCGGTCTGCCCGGCTGCTCCGAGGGCTGA
- a CDS encoding PPA1309 family protein — MSNVSPGGPPMAASPLTRAVLEIDEYASGLGWDQPARLFALVDTAKLRAQEPALAAQLGLDEPGDPDGAGAAAPLTPVEQDEIPSGAPLDEFLATIAWPDAVAGCALTVERLMLPPSAEASVPEGLDEAGLAEWVAAHPDRQEVRMTVAVLRDGARESALRLRDKDTATEVLTGADLVPGLAEALSATFEA, encoded by the coding sequence ATGTCCAACGTTTCCCCCGGCGGCCCCCCGATGGCCGCGAGCCCGCTCACCCGCGCGGTGCTCGAAATCGACGAGTACGCCTCCGGCCTCGGCTGGGACCAGCCGGCCCGGCTCTTCGCCCTCGTCGACACCGCGAAGCTGCGCGCCCAGGAGCCGGCTCTCGCCGCCCAGCTCGGTCTCGACGAACCCGGCGACCCCGACGGAGCGGGCGCGGCCGCGCCGCTGACCCCGGTCGAGCAGGACGAGATCCCCTCCGGCGCCCCGCTGGACGAGTTCCTCGCGACGATCGCCTGGCCCGACGCCGTGGCGGGGTGCGCGCTCACCGTGGAGCGGCTGATGCTGCCGCCGTCCGCGGAGGCCTCCGTCCCCGAGGGCCTCGACGAGGCGGGCCTCGCCGAGTGGGTGGCGGCGCACCCGGACCGCCAGGAGGTCCGGATGACCGTGGCGGTGCTGCGGGACGGCGCCCGGGAGTCGGCGCTGCGGCTCCGGGACAAGGACACCGCGACCGAGGTGCTCACCGGAGCCGACCTGGTGCCGGGACTCGCCGAGGCCCTCTCGGCGACCTTCGAGGCGTAA
- a CDS encoding UPF0182 family membrane protein, which translates to MPDRGGGPTGPRMRVGRPSRRVRTLLMTLGVLAVLAMAFVMFAGFWTDWLWYRSVKYSSVFSTTLWTKIGLFAVFGLLMAASVGLNIWLAHRLRPPLSAMSLEQQSLDRYRMGIAPYKKWVLLGITALVGLIAGASASSQWRTWLTWINGVPFGQKDPQFGMDVAFYAFDLPWYRFLLGFGFAAAVLSLIASVLTHYLYGGLRVTSPGARATAAATGHLSVLLGIFVALKAVAYWLDRYGLAVKSSDFKAAGNWTGLRYVDANAYLPAKTILFCIAVICAVLFFATLWRRTWQLPVIGFGLMVLSAILIGGLYPAIVQKFQVQPNEQAKEAPYIKKNIDATREAYGIDAAKSENYGGRGDPKRKAQQREQAATAASYRLVDSNIVSPAFQQLQQERKYYQFPATLDVDRYTGPDGKPQDTVIGLRELNIKGIPKRNWINDHFTYTHGFGAIAAKGTNTITDEDQGTVGAPDFIESGLPTEGQLGTYEQRVYYGEKTEQYSIVGGPQKELDYEKNGEVTTSYKGKSGVDLSGAFNRAAYAVALSEPQILYSGAIGDGSRILYNRTPKERVEAVAPWLTIDGDAYPAVVDGRIKWVVDAYTTTNGYPYASRTTLGDTTADSLTDSQRAVVAQQNQVNYIRNSVKATVDAYDGTVDLYQWDTQDPVLKTWMKAFPDTVKPKGEIGPDLLAHLRYPQDMFKVQRELLTRYHVTDPDQFYTGSDAWQVPNDPTQKDGSAVPPYYLSLKMPGEQEQKFSLTTTFTPSGRPNLGAFMAVDADANSKDYGSIRLLRVTSTVQGPSQVQSELNSVPEVATFVRDLRGTDSEIDYGNLLTVPLDGGFLYVEPVYARGGAANYPLLKKVAVSYGGKPVFKDSLDEALNAVFGVDGEEPPATPQPPAEPGDDTTPQPPATGSAALKQAIADAQKAYEAGQEALKKNDWTAYGKAQAELQAALDRAAAAQSQAAPGAPSRKPGG; encoded by the coding sequence ATGCCGGACCGCGGCGGAGGCCCGACCGGGCCACGGATGAGAGTGGGCCGGCCGTCCCGGCGCGTACGGACGCTGCTGATGACGCTCGGCGTGCTGGCCGTGCTCGCCATGGCCTTTGTCATGTTCGCCGGGTTCTGGACCGACTGGCTCTGGTACCGCTCGGTGAAGTACTCGTCGGTGTTCAGCACCACCCTCTGGACCAAGATCGGTCTGTTTGCGGTCTTCGGCCTGCTGATGGCCGCATCGGTCGGGCTGAACATCTGGCTGGCGCACCGGCTGAGGCCGCCGCTGAGTGCGATGTCGCTCGAGCAGCAGAGCCTCGACCGGTACCGCATGGGCATCGCCCCGTACAAGAAGTGGGTGCTCCTCGGGATCACCGCGCTCGTCGGGCTGATCGCCGGAGCGTCCGCCTCCTCCCAGTGGCGCACCTGGCTGACGTGGATCAACGGTGTGCCGTTCGGCCAGAAGGACCCCCAGTTCGGGATGGACGTGGCGTTCTACGCCTTCGACCTGCCCTGGTACCGCTTCCTGCTGGGCTTCGGCTTCGCCGCCGCGGTGCTCTCCCTGATCGCCTCGGTCCTCACCCACTACCTGTACGGGGGGCTGCGGGTCACCAGCCCCGGGGCGCGGGCCACCGCAGCGGCGACCGGCCATCTGTCGGTGCTGCTCGGGATCTTCGTCGCGCTCAAGGCCGTGGCGTACTGGCTGGACCGGTACGGCCTGGCCGTGAAGTCCAGTGACTTCAAGGCGGCGGGCAACTGGACGGGCCTGCGGTACGTCGACGCGAACGCCTATCTGCCGGCGAAGACGATCCTGTTCTGCATCGCGGTCATCTGCGCCGTGCTGTTCTTCGCGACGCTCTGGCGGCGCACCTGGCAGCTCCCGGTGATCGGTTTCGGGCTGATGGTGCTCTCGGCCATCCTCATCGGCGGCCTCTACCCGGCCATCGTGCAGAAGTTCCAGGTCCAGCCGAACGAGCAGGCCAAGGAAGCGCCGTACATCAAGAAGAACATCGACGCCACGCGCGAGGCGTACGGCATCGACGCGGCGAAGTCCGAGAACTACGGCGGCAGGGGCGACCCGAAGCGGAAGGCCCAGCAGCGCGAGCAGGCCGCCACGGCGGCCAGCTACCGGCTCGTGGACTCGAACATCGTCTCGCCCGCCTTCCAGCAGCTCCAGCAGGAGCGGAAGTACTACCAGTTCCCCGCGACCCTCGACGTGGACCGGTACACCGGCCCCGACGGGAAGCCGCAGGACACGGTCATCGGTCTGCGCGAGCTCAACATCAAGGGCATCCCCAAGCGGAACTGGATCAACGACCACTTCACCTACACCCACGGCTTCGGCGCGATCGCGGCCAAGGGCACCAACACCATCACCGACGAGGACCAGGGCACGGTCGGCGCCCCGGACTTCATCGAGTCCGGCCTGCCCACCGAGGGCCAGCTCGGCACGTACGAGCAGCGGGTCTACTACGGCGAGAAGACCGAGCAGTACTCGATCGTCGGCGGCCCGCAGAAGGAGCTGGACTACGAGAAGAACGGCGAGGTGACCACCAGCTACAAGGGCAAGAGCGGGGTCGACCTCTCCGGTGCCTTCAACCGGGCCGCGTACGCGGTGGCGCTCAGCGAGCCGCAGATCCTCTACTCGGGAGCGATCGGCGACGGTTCGCGGATCCTCTACAACCGCACGCCCAAGGAGCGCGTCGAGGCGGTGGCCCCCTGGCTCACCATCGACGGGGACGCCTACCCGGCGGTGGTCGACGGCCGGATCAAGTGGGTCGTCGACGCCTACACCACGACGAACGGATACCCCTACGCGTCGCGCACGACGCTCGGGGACACCACGGCCGACTCGCTGACCGACAGCCAGCGTGCCGTCGTCGCGCAGCAGAACCAGGTCAACTACATCCGCAACTCGGTGAAGGCCACCGTCGACGCCTACGACGGCACGGTGGACCTGTACCAGTGGGACACCCAGGACCCGGTCCTGAAGACCTGGATGAAGGCCTTCCCGGACACGGTCAAGCCGAAGGGCGAGATCGGGCCGGACCTGCTGGCCCACCTCCGGTACCCGCAGGACATGTTCAAGGTCCAGCGTGAGCTGCTCACCCGGTACCACGTGACGGACCCCGACCAGTTCTACACCGGCAGCGACGCCTGGCAGGTGCCGAACGATCCGACGCAGAAGGACGGCAGCGCGGTCCCGCCGTACTACCTGAGCCTGAAGATGCCGGGCGAGCAGGAGCAGAAGTTCTCGCTGACCACGACGTTCACGCCCAGCGGACGGCCCAACCTGGGCGCGTTCATGGCCGTCGACGCCGATGCCAACAGCAAGGACTACGGCTCGATCAGACTGCTGAGGGTGACCTCCACCGTGCAGGGCCCCTCGCAGGTGCAGAGCGAACTCAACAGTGTGCCGGAGGTCGCGACGTTCGTCCGCGACCTGCGGGGCACCGATTCGGAGATCGACTACGGCAATCTGCTCACGGTCCCGCTGGACGGCGGTTTCCTGTACGTCGAGCCGGTGTACGCCCGAGGCGGTGCCGCCAACTACCCGCTGCTGAAGAAGGTGGCGGTGTCGTACGGCGGCAAGCCGGTCTTCAAGGACAGCCTCGACGAGGCGCTGAACGCGGTGTTCGGGGTGGACGGCGAGGAGCCGCCGGCCACGCCGCAGCCGCCGGCGGAGCCGGGCGACGACACCACGCCGCAGCCGCCGGCTACGGGCAGCGCGGCGCTGAAGCAGGCCATCGCGGACGCCCAGAAGGCGTACGAGGCGGGCCAGGAGGCGCTGAAGAAGAACGACTGGACGGCGTACGGCAAGGCCCAGGCGGAGTTGCAGGCGGCGCTGGACCGGGCGGCGGCGGCACAGTCGCAGGCGGCTCCCGGGGCACCGTCGCGTAAACCCGGAGGCTGA